From Acinetobacter sp. ASP199, the proteins below share one genomic window:
- a CDS encoding GPI inositol-deacylase produces the protein MTSLTPLHETYCKWDRTPPTQADVLEGLAQLVTMRFNDVAQELIKTIQREILYSFFGLSERHSEKIQNLPAIVRLYQHSYDLLFHYGNTMVAPGLRRIITKFPRLHDKPLTPSLHFLVGVLNGIIGDYLIKHQNPMALPMVVYDHYTSLQQGELTGRITIFVHGLCMNHLTWSNLKHEGIGEKLLAQRDNNTMLYLNYNSGRRISANGRSLANTLHDLISRNPGITSIDLIGHSMGGLVSRSALFYGKQNVYEWVNMVDNLVCLGSPHHGAALERFGFSLQDKLGHFPFGKIIGHVVNIRSNGILDLRHGSVRDDDWEHNQVRIGLMDDNRKPAPIPSHIQTYLVAGTIEYENRHNRTRNVIGDYLVSVKSALGEHPNPRFQLKVPDSHKAIFYGLNHFEIRFHPQVAEQIVRWFYPSMEDKVFDQIHEYMMDLESVEGIALT, from the coding sequence ATGACAAGCTTAACGCCATTGCATGAAACCTATTGCAAGTGGGATCGTACTCCTCCTACCCAGGCAGATGTACTGGAAGGACTTGCTCAGCTTGTTACCATGCGATTTAATGATGTTGCCCAAGAACTTATCAAGACCATTCAGCGTGAAATCTTATATAGTTTCTTTGGCTTAAGCGAACGTCATTCAGAAAAGATCCAGAACCTGCCTGCCATTGTCCGGCTTTATCAACATTCCTATGACCTGTTATTCCACTATGGGAATACCATGGTTGCTCCTGGACTGCGCCGTATTATCACCAAATTTCCACGCCTGCATGACAAGCCGCTAACGCCGAGCCTGCATTTTCTGGTGGGCGTGCTTAATGGCATCATTGGCGACTATCTCATTAAGCATCAAAATCCGATGGCATTGCCGATGGTGGTTTACGATCACTATACCTCATTGCAGCAGGGTGAATTGACCGGTCGTATTACCATCTTCGTTCATGGCTTATGTATGAATCATCTGACCTGGTCCAATCTTAAGCATGAAGGGATTGGGGAAAAGCTCCTGGCACAGCGTGATAACAATACCATGTTGTACCTGAACTATAATTCCGGACGCCGCATCTCTGCCAATGGCCGCAGCTTGGCCAATACCCTGCATGACTTGATCAGCCGCAATCCCGGCATTACCAGTATTGATCTGATCGGGCACAGTATGGGTGGATTAGTCTCGCGTAGTGCCCTGTTCTATGGCAAACAGAATGTCTATGAATGGGTTAATATGGTGGACAATCTAGTCTGTCTCGGCTCACCGCATCACGGCGCAGCACTGGAACGTTTTGGTTTTAGTCTGCAGGATAAACTTGGACACTTCCCTTTTGGAAAAATTATTGGTCATGTGGTGAATATCCGCAGTAACGGGATTCTAGACCTGCGCCACGGCAGTGTTCGGGATGATGACTGGGAACATAATCAGGTCCGGATTGGCCTGATGGATGACAACCGTAAGCCGGCTCCGATTCCGTCGCATATCCAGACCTATCTGGTGGCAGGTACGATTGAGTATGAAAACCGGCATAACCGCACCCGCAATGTGATTGGGGATTATCTGGTCAGTGTCAAAAGCGCGCTTGGCGAACATCCGAACCCGCGTTTTCAATTGAAAGTGCCAGACTCCCATAAAGCAATTTTCTATGGCCTGAACCATTTTGAGATCCGCTTTCACCCACAAGTGGCTGAACAGATCGTGCGCTGGTTCTATCCGAGCATGGAAGACAAAGTCTTTGACCAGATCCATGAATATATGATGGATCTGGAAAGTGTCGAAGGCATTGCTCTGACCTGA
- a CDS encoding YqiA/YcfP family alpha/beta fold hydrolase: MNVIYLHGFRSSAASIKGQMLQQHCEKHTQIQVHLPDLNMPPSETIQHTSALIESLDNVALVGSSLGGFYATHLVARHGVPAVLINPAMRPWQLFRELFDDELPLQVHPNWRLDDSHLDQLEGLALPTAQDADKILVLLQQGDEVLDYREAHRYYSAARPPAMLMTEANGNHGMDDFAEKIPLVLQFLLDCIKKETE; the protein is encoded by the coding sequence ATGAATGTCATCTACTTACACGGCTTTAGAAGCAGCGCTGCCTCTATCAAGGGCCAGATGCTGCAGCAACATTGCGAAAAACACACACAGATTCAGGTACATCTGCCAGATCTGAACATGCCACCCAGCGAGACGATTCAGCATACGTCAGCGCTGATCGAGTCGCTGGACAATGTGGCCTTGGTGGGTAGTAGTCTTGGGGGATTTTATGCGACACATCTGGTCGCCAGGCATGGCGTGCCTGCTGTACTGATCAATCCGGCCATGCGACCATGGCAGCTGTTCCGCGAACTGTTCGATGATGAGCTGCCACTGCAGGTGCATCCGAACTGGCGCCTGGATGATTCACATCTTGACCAGCTTGAAGGACTGGCACTGCCAACTGCACAAGATGCAGACAAAATACTGGTACTGTTACAACAAGGCGATGAAGTTTTGGATTATCGTGAAGCACATCGCTATTATAGTGCTGCTCGTCCCCCGGCGATGCTGATGACTGAGGCCAACGGCAACCACGGGATGGATGATTTTGCGGAGAAGATTCCGCTGGTGTTACAGTTTTTATTGGACTGCATAAAAAAGGAAACCGAATAA
- the parE gene encoding DNA topoisomerase IV subunit B, giving the protein MSQYTAQSLEVLSGLDPVRRRPGMYTDTTRPNHLAQEVIDNAVDEALAGHANKITVTVCKDGSLSVEDNGRGMPVDIHPEYGQSGIEIILTKLHAGGKFSTDNYQFSGGLHGVGISVVNALSTRVEVAVQRQGNLYKMAFENGEPTGPLEVLEGKAPKRASGTMVQFWPEAKYFDSPKFALKALKHNLKAKAVLAAGLEINYIDQINDEKITWQFENGLVDYLMDELEDREIIPAPAFVANGDAERASAEFAICWNVEGGESIQESYVNLIPTAQGGTHVNGLRSGVTDAMREFCELRNLLPRNMKLSAEDVWDGVNYILSLKFQEPQFSGQTKERLSSREAVGVVQNIAKDAFALWLNQNSDIAMQLAEMAISKAGRRLKAAKKVERKKIVAGPTLPGKLSDCVGHDLDQSELFIVEGDSAGGSAKQARDKNFQAIMPIRGKILNTWEVSSDEVLASQEVHNIAIAIGVDPGSDDLSELRYGKICILADADSDGLHIATLLCALFVKHFPTLVEEGHLYVAMPPLFRIDDNKDVHYALDEDELEGILKKCKAKNPQITRFKGLGEMNASQLRETTLDPNTRRLVQLDLDDAHLTAGLLDKLLAKKRASDRKDWLEQKGNLADIVV; this is encoded by the coding sequence GTGTCTCAATATACGGCTCAATCTCTTGAAGTTCTGTCTGGTCTGGACCCGGTCCGTCGTCGGCCGGGCATGTATACCGATACCACTCGTCCGAACCATCTGGCGCAGGAAGTGATTGACAATGCTGTGGATGAGGCACTGGCTGGGCATGCCAACAAGATTACAGTCACGGTGTGCAAAGATGGTTCATTATCCGTAGAAGATAATGGTCGTGGTATGCCAGTGGATATTCACCCAGAATATGGTCAGAGCGGGATTGAAATCATCCTGACCAAACTGCATGCTGGCGGTAAGTTCAGCACCGATAACTACCAGTTCTCGGGTGGTCTACACGGCGTTGGGATCTCGGTGGTGAACGCACTGTCGACTCGTGTTGAAGTGGCGGTACAGCGCCAGGGTAATCTGTACAAAATGGCTTTTGAAAATGGTGAGCCAACGGGTCCGCTGGAAGTGCTGGAAGGTAAGGCTCCAAAACGTGCGTCTGGGACTATGGTGCAGTTCTGGCCAGAAGCCAAATATTTTGATTCGCCTAAATTTGCCCTGAAAGCCTTAAAACATAATCTTAAAGCCAAAGCCGTTCTGGCTGCAGGTTTAGAGATTAATTATATCGATCAGATTAATGACGAGAAGATCACCTGGCAGTTTGAAAATGGTCTGGTCGACTATCTGATGGATGAGCTGGAAGACCGCGAGATTATTCCGGCACCAGCCTTTGTTGCAAATGGGGATGCCGAACGTGCCAGCGCTGAGTTTGCCATCTGCTGGAATGTTGAAGGTGGAGAAAGCATTCAGGAATCCTACGTTAACCTGATTCCAACTGCACAGGGCGGTACCCATGTGAATGGTTTGCGTTCAGGTGTAACCGATGCGATGCGTGAATTCTGTGAATTGCGTAATCTATTGCCGCGTAACATGAAGCTGTCTGCAGAAGATGTCTGGGATGGCGTGAACTATATCCTGTCACTGAAATTCCAGGAACCGCAATTCTCCGGTCAGACCAAAGAGCGCCTGTCTAGCCGTGAAGCGGTTGGTGTGGTGCAGAACATTGCCAAAGATGCTTTTGCCCTGTGGCTGAATCAGAATTCAGATATCGCCATGCAGCTGGCGGAGATGGCCATTTCCAAAGCCGGTCGCCGTCTCAAAGCAGCGAAAAAAGTTGAACGTAAGAAAATCGTCGCGGGTCCAACCCTACCAGGAAAACTGTCGGATTGTGTTGGCCATGATCTGGATCAATCTGAACTGTTTATTGTGGAAGGGGATTCTGCAGGCGGTTCGGCAAAACAAGCGCGTGACAAAAACTTCCAGGCGATCATGCCGATTCGCGGCAAGATTTTAAATACCTGGGAGGTCTCTTCTGACGAGGTGCTGGCGTCTCAGGAAGTACATAATATCGCGATTGCCATTGGTGTCGATCCAGGTTCGGATGACCTGTCTGAACTGCGTTATGGCAAGATCTGTATTCTAGCCGATGCCGACTCAGACGGTTTGCATATTGCGACCCTGCTGTGTGCTCTGTTTGTGAAGCATTTCCCGACGCTCGTCGAAGAAGGACATCTATATGTCGCAATGCCGCCATTATTCAGGATTGATGACAACAAAGATGTGCATTACGCCTTGGATGAAGATGAACTGGAAGGCATTCTGAAAAAATGCAAAGCCAAGAATCCGCAAATCACCCGATTCAAAGGTCTGGGTGAGATGAATGCCAGTCAGTTGCGTGAAACCACTTTGGACCCGAATACGCGTCGTCTGGTACAACTAGATCTGGATGATGCGCATCTTACAGCTGGTTTACTGGATAAATTGCTGGCGAAAAAACGTGCCAGCGACCGTAAAGACTGGTTAGAACAAAAAGGTAATCTGGCGGATATAGTCGTTTAA
- a CDS encoding DUF6714 family protein has translation MDDYKSSEECLALRERDEKSNWSKIPIQDLKDCHSSLSFFDAEGMRFHLPAFLIADLRGEWLFHLTFYLCRPTEQMQQFHLLNSAQRQAVKAYLMWISSDRDYEAQHGEIINSLNIGYWSMS, from the coding sequence ATGGATGATTATAAAAGTTCAGAAGAATGTCTGGCTTTGCGTGAGCGCGATGAAAAATCAAACTGGTCCAAAATTCCTATTCAGGATTTAAAAGACTGCCACAGCAGTTTGAGTTTCTTTGATGCCGAAGGTATGCGTTTTCATTTGCCTGCTTTTCTGATTGCTGATCTGCGTGGTGAATGGCTCTTTCATCTGACTTTTTATTTGTGTAGGCCGACTGAACAGATGCAACAGTTCCATCTTTTGAATTCAGCACAGCGACAAGCGGTAAAAGCTTATCTCATGTGGATTTCCTCGGATCGAGACTATGAAGCTCAGCATGGTGAAATTATAAACAGCCTCAATATAGGTTATTGGTCTATGTCGTAG